The Kineococcus mangrovi genome window below encodes:
- a CDS encoding galactose oxidase-like domain-containing protein, whose amino-acid sequence MTVRTPHLTGRRRRVLLAGLATVGLLAVNAGPAVGGAQSAYTAVEVRTHGYKAANGSWSTLEMPADVHINAIHAALLNTGKVLIIAGSGNDRKNFAAGTFRSIVWDPAKNTFREIPTPEDMFCSGHAFLPDGRLVVAGGTQRYEILAGDVTHAAGAMTVKNENPDSAPQEFAKGTRFTSPDGHVYQATNAFTLPPATKVDHGGGDVMIHASEVVVWVEALDAGTGPVTLQRAQYSVDGLRGTRADDVYGLAEKMTLDKQDYQGTQSTYVFDPRTEKYDRVADMKYKRWYPTVVALQDGSLLANSGLDGTGQVLTGQTEVFDPKTMTWAERVDLTRYFPTYPWLYPMADGRLFYSGSNTGYGPADAGRDPGVWDLTDNTFDPVPGLADADQLETSGSVMLPPVQDQTAMIVGGGGVGESPKSSARTATVDLTAADPHYVTGPSLPEGTRYPNLVNLPDDQTLITGGSKDYRGKGASDNRTSLLYDAATGSMRQVASQRVGRDYHTEALLLPDGRVVVLGSNPLFADEDDTVPADFEQRIEVYSPPYLFDGTQPALTAGPDEVRRGATATFTLGGDERVATAKLMRPSAVTHSTDVEQRTVALDVERTGNQLTVGVPAEAGIVPDGWYMLFVTTAAGVPSQAKWVHVSGPA is encoded by the coding sequence GTGACCGTCCGCACCCCGCACCTGACCGGCCGTCGCCGCCGGGTCCTGCTCGCCGGTCTGGCGACCGTGGGCCTGCTGGCGGTGAACGCGGGCCCCGCCGTCGGGGGCGCCCAGTCCGCCTACACGGCGGTGGAGGTCCGCACGCACGGGTACAAGGCCGCCAACGGGTCGTGGTCGACGCTGGAGATGCCGGCCGACGTCCACATCAACGCGATCCACGCCGCGCTGCTGAACACCGGCAAGGTGCTCATCATCGCCGGGTCGGGCAACGACCGGAAGAACTTCGCGGCGGGCACGTTCCGCTCGATCGTGTGGGACCCGGCGAAGAACACGTTCCGGGAGATCCCCACCCCGGAGGACATGTTCTGCTCCGGTCACGCCTTCCTGCCCGACGGGCGCCTCGTCGTGGCCGGTGGCACGCAGCGGTACGAGATCCTCGCAGGGGACGTCACCCACGCCGCCGGCGCCATGACGGTGAAGAACGAGAACCCCGACTCCGCGCCGCAGGAGTTCGCGAAGGGCACGCGGTTCACCTCCCCGGACGGTCACGTCTACCAGGCCACGAACGCCTTCACCCTGCCGCCGGCCACCAAGGTGGACCACGGCGGGGGCGACGTGATGATCCACGCCAGCGAGGTCGTCGTGTGGGTCGAGGCCCTGGACGCGGGCACGGGCCCGGTCACCCTGCAGCGCGCCCAGTACTCCGTCGACGGCCTCCGCGGGACCCGGGCCGACGACGTCTACGGCCTGGCCGAGAAGATGACCCTCGACAAGCAGGACTACCAGGGCACCCAGAGCACCTACGTCTTCGACCCCAGGACCGAGAAGTACGACCGGGTCGCGGACATGAAGTACAAGCGCTGGTACCCGACGGTCGTGGCCCTGCAGGACGGCAGCCTGCTGGCGAACTCCGGGCTCGACGGCACCGGTCAGGTCCTCACCGGGCAGACCGAGGTGTTCGACCCGAAGACGATGACGTGGGCCGAACGGGTCGACCTCACGCGGTACTTCCCGACGTACCCGTGGCTGTACCCGATGGCCGACGGGCGGCTGTTCTACAGCGGGTCCAACACCGGGTACGGACCGGCCGACGCCGGCCGGGACCCGGGCGTCTGGGACCTGACCGACAACACCTTCGACCCCGTTCCCGGGCTGGCGGACGCCGACCAGCTCGAGACGAGCGGCTCGGTCATGCTGCCGCCGGTCCAGGACCAGACCGCGATGATCGTCGGCGGCGGCGGTGTGGGCGAGTCGCCGAAGTCCTCGGCCCGCACGGCCACGGTCGACCTGACGGCCGCGGACCCGCACTACGTCACGGGCCCCTCGCTCCCGGAGGGCACCCGCTACCCCAACCTGGTCAACCTGCCCGACGACCAGACCCTCATCACGGGCGGTTCGAAGGACTACCGCGGCAAGGGCGCCAGCGACAACCGCACGAGCCTGCTGTACGACGCCGCGACGGGTTCGATGCGCCAGGTGGCCTCCCAGCGGGTCGGGCGCGACTACCACACCGAGGCGCTGCTGCTGCCCGACGGCCGCGTCGTCGTCCTCGGTTCCAACCCGCTGTTCGCCGACGAGGACGACACCGTCCCCGCCGACTTCGAGCAGCGCATCGAGGTCTACTCCCCGCCCTACCTGTTCGACGGGACGCAGCCGGCCCTCACCGCCGGGCCGGACGAGGTCAGGCGGGGCGCCACGGCGACCTTCACCCTCGGCGGCGACGAACGCGTCGCCACGGCCAAGCTCATGCGCCCCAGCGCGGTCACGCACTCGACCGACGTCGAGCAGCGCACCGTCGCCCTCGACGTGGAGCGCACCGGGAACCAGCTCACCGTCGGCGTGCCCGCCGAGGCCGGCATCGTCCCGGACGGGTGGTACATGCTCTTCGTGACCACCGCGGCGGGGGTGCCCTCCCAGGCGAAGTGGGTCCACGTCTCCGGACCGGCCTGA
- a CDS encoding glycosyltransferase family 2 protein: protein MSKVLPARAAEERSAGDRAPSHSLIAGAVEEPAAGPEGFRPRWRHLSGHHGRHRRTLLLAVLNICFELGFAVWLLWPTHYPRVVDSTPLLVANIAVICAVATVELLRLVNVVSLSVASVIARDPVPVTAPRDLRLAFVTSFVPGKEPLEMLEGTLRSIRSVQDPTGGGIDSWVLDEGNDPQVRALCAALGVHHFSRHGVARYNQPGGTFKARSKHGNYNAWFDAVGYEQYDVMLSVDTDHRPTPNYAERILGPFHDPDVAFVVGPQDYGNSTAGFVPMGAESQQFPFHSVIQRAANTYSAAMLVGTNNALRLSALRAIGGLKDSVTEDMATGLVFHTSKNPTTGRRWRSVYTPDVLAVGEGPTSWGDFFSQQDRWSRGTFEVLLKDMWRLAWKLRPGHLLHYSLITTFYPSMAVAWLLGAVCVMVQAVVGAGGLSVPPQVWLALFLDATLFQLWLYVANRRYNVSPFERQGSFGLSGMLMSVFAAPIYAGSFLKTVFRRPARFAVTPKGGQAGVDGWFTFRVQLFWLAWFSVAVVLSLALGHATPASLLWPLVSTAVLLAPVLIARRERRASARTPEVPGGPTVLDLRTERLAPAPRRPVPALATTALTATTREIS from the coding sequence TTGTCGAAGGTCTTGCCGGCACGAGCTGCCGAGGAGAGGTCCGCGGGGGACCGTGCGCCGAGCCACAGCCTCATCGCCGGCGCCGTCGAGGAACCCGCGGCGGGGCCGGAGGGGTTCCGGCCACGGTGGCGGCACCTGAGCGGTCACCACGGCCGTCATCGCCGCACCCTGCTGCTGGCCGTCCTGAACATCTGCTTCGAACTGGGTTTCGCCGTCTGGTTGCTGTGGCCGACCCACTACCCCCGGGTCGTCGACAGCACGCCCCTGCTGGTCGCGAACATCGCGGTCATCTGCGCCGTCGCCACCGTGGAACTGCTGCGGCTGGTGAACGTCGTGTCCCTGTCCGTCGCCTCGGTCATCGCCCGCGACCCCGTGCCGGTCACCGCCCCCCGGGACCTGCGCCTGGCCTTCGTGACGAGCTTCGTGCCCGGCAAGGAACCGCTGGAGATGCTCGAGGGCACGCTGCGCTCGATCCGTTCCGTGCAGGACCCGACGGGCGGGGGCATCGACAGCTGGGTCCTGGACGAGGGGAACGACCCGCAGGTCCGCGCGCTGTGCGCGGCGCTCGGCGTGCACCACTTCAGCCGGCACGGTGTCGCCCGCTACAACCAGCCGGGCGGCACGTTCAAGGCCAGGAGCAAGCACGGGAACTACAACGCGTGGTTCGACGCCGTCGGGTACGAGCAGTACGACGTGATGCTCTCGGTCGACACCGACCACCGCCCCACCCCCAACTACGCCGAACGCATCCTCGGCCCGTTCCACGACCCGGACGTCGCCTTCGTGGTCGGCCCGCAGGACTACGGCAACAGCACCGCGGGGTTCGTCCCCATGGGGGCGGAGAGCCAGCAGTTCCCCTTCCACTCCGTCATCCAGCGAGCCGCGAACACCTACAGCGCAGCCATGCTCGTCGGGACGAACAACGCCCTGCGGCTGTCGGCCCTGCGGGCGATCGGTGGCCTGAAGGACTCGGTCACCGAGGACATGGCCACCGGCCTGGTGTTCCACACGAGCAAGAACCCGACCACCGGTCGCCGCTGGCGGTCGGTCTACACCCCCGACGTCCTCGCCGTCGGGGAGGGTCCGACGTCGTGGGGCGACTTCTTCAGCCAGCAGGACCGCTGGTCCCGCGGCACGTTCGAGGTGCTCCTGAAGGACATGTGGCGCCTGGCCTGGAAGCTGCGGCCCGGGCACCTGCTGCACTACTCCCTCATCACGACGTTCTACCCGTCGATGGCGGTCGCGTGGCTGCTCGGCGCGGTCTGCGTCATGGTCCAGGCCGTCGTGGGTGCCGGCGGGCTGAGCGTTCCGCCGCAGGTCTGGCTCGCCCTCTTCCTCGACGCGACGCTGTTCCAGCTCTGGCTGTACGTCGCCAACCGCCGCTACAACGTCAGCCCGTTCGAGCGGCAGGGCTCGTTCGGCCTGTCGGGCATGCTGATGTCGGTCTTCGCCGCACCGATCTACGCCGGGTCGTTCCTCAAGACGGTGTTCCGCCGCCCGGCCCGGTTCGCCGTCACCCCCAAGGGCGGCCAGGCCGGGGTCGACGGCTGGTTCACGTTCCGCGTCCAGCTGTTCTGGCTCGCCTGGTTCTCGGTCGCCGTCGTCCTCTCGCTGGCCCTGGGCCACGCGACCCCCGCGTCGCTGCTGTGGCCGCTCGTGTCGACGGCGGTGCTGCTCGCCCCCGTGCTCATCGCCCGGCGCGAACGCCGGGCCTCGGCGCGTACGCCGGAGGTCCCGGGCGGGCCCACCGTCCTCGACCTGCGCACCGAGCGCCTCGCCCCCGCGCCCCGCCGGCCCGTGCCCGCCCTGGCCACCACCGCCCTCACCGCCACCACCCGGGAGATCTCGTGA
- a CDS encoding glycoside hydrolase family 6 protein, with amino-acid sequence MLRPRARRRLPRRRAGRARPGWSARRWVATAAATLVVAAGSTVAVHALPPDGDRGGQGTGAPQAPGPLAGAEFFVDPAGHAPAQLREWDAAGDARAVWLRRLAKVPTAVWFTGGADPAARAAELTAAAQAAGQVPVLVAYDIPGRDCGLYSDGGAPDGATYLDWVRSLAAGVGDRPAVVVLEPDAVAQALDGCLAVRGEQPQDRYALLSQAVGILGAGAGTLVYLDAGNPGWAQDEAALAEALRASGVGEAAGFAVNVSNFQSTQDSAAFGQRISDRLDGARFVVDTSRNGVGPATDDDSGLNWCNPRGRTLGPAPTGDPGPSRVDAYLWIKVPGDSDGSCRPGEPAAGTWWPDYALDLVMQTSMGHPWAGH; translated from the coding sequence GTGCTCCGTCCTCGAGCTCGACGCCGTCTCCCCCGCCGGCGGGCGGGGCGCGCCCGCCCGGGGTGGTCCGCCCGCCGGTGGGTCGCGACCGCGGCGGCCACGCTGGTCGTCGCCGCCGGTTCCACCGTCGCCGTCCACGCCCTGCCCCCGGACGGGGACCGCGGCGGGCAGGGCACCGGTGCTCCGCAGGCCCCGGGGCCCCTCGCCGGCGCCGAGTTCTTCGTCGACCCGGCCGGTCACGCACCCGCGCAGCTGCGCGAGTGGGACGCGGCCGGCGATGCGCGGGCCGTGTGGTTGCGCCGGCTGGCCAAGGTGCCGACAGCGGTCTGGTTCACCGGCGGCGCGGACCCCGCCGCGCGCGCCGCGGAGCTGACCGCCGCCGCCCAGGCCGCCGGGCAGGTGCCGGTCTTGGTGGCCTACGACATCCCGGGCCGCGACTGCGGGCTCTACTCCGACGGCGGGGCCCCCGACGGGGCCACGTACCTGGACTGGGTGCGGTCCCTGGCGGCGGGGGTGGGCGACCGACCCGCCGTGGTCGTCCTCGAACCCGACGCCGTCGCCCAGGCGCTGGACGGGTGCCTCGCCGTGCGCGGGGAGCAGCCGCAGGACCGCTACGCCCTGCTGAGCCAGGCGGTGGGGATCCTCGGCGCGGGTGCGGGAACCCTCGTCTACCTCGACGCGGGCAACCCTGGTTGGGCCCAGGACGAGGCGGCGCTCGCTGAGGCGCTGCGGGCCTCCGGGGTCGGGGAGGCGGCCGGTTTCGCCGTCAACGTCTCCAACTTCCAGTCGACGCAGGACAGCGCCGCCTTCGGGCAGAGGATCTCCGACCGGCTCGACGGGGCCCGCTTCGTGGTCGACACCTCCCGCAACGGGGTCGGTCCGGCCACCGACGACGACTCAGGTCTGAACTGGTGCAACCCCCGGGGCCGAACCCTCGGGCCGGCACCCACCGGTGACCCGGGGCCGTCCCGGGTGGACGCCTACCTGTGGATCAAGGTGCCCGGTGACTCCGACGGCAGCTGCCGTCCCGGGGAGCCCGCCGCCGGCACGTGGTGGCCGGACTACGCGCTGGACCTCGTCATGCAGACGAGCATGGGTCACCCGTGGGCGGGCCACTGA
- a CDS encoding phosphotransferase enzyme family protein, protein MLPPGVSMLWEDDDPAAALRGRFGFTGLTAVTGWLTTLLRGSWDLGAGPCSRLVLSGDGAVAWVCSDGGEQLVVKWSRATDRFDRLDATTATLEHLTGAGVPVAAPRRARDGACRVRAAGPAGPLSTAVFPELAGDWLDVSDTAAVRDAGAWLARTHAALADLDDAVADRVPPRSDVPLPERVGTWLTDGDPGHVLDASRRVAGLLATAPGPPGAPQVVHGDFRAANVLTREHRVVGVLDLDDAHRAHPVEDLAQACTYLTTRFRDWRPTPPQVRREFLAGYCAVRPLDAAERHWLELLALWFGVCAVPGPGDAAGWAAAV, encoded by the coding sequence GTGCTGCCGCCCGGGGTGTCGATGCTGTGGGAGGACGACGACCCGGCCGCGGCGCTGCGCGGACGGTTCGGGTTCACCGGCCTGACCGCCGTGACCGGCTGGCTGACCACCCTGCTGCGGGGTTCCTGGGACCTGGGGGCCGGGCCGTGCTCGCGCCTCGTCCTCAGCGGGGACGGCGCGGTGGCGTGGGTCTGCTCCGACGGCGGCGAACAGCTCGTCGTGAAGTGGTCGCGCGCGACGGACCGGTTCGACCGGCTGGACGCCACCACCGCCACCCTGGAGCACCTGACCGGCGCCGGCGTCCCGGTCGCGGCACCCCGGCGCGCCCGTGACGGGGCGTGCCGCGTCCGGGCCGCCGGACCCGCCGGCCCGCTGTCGACGGCGGTGTTCCCCGAACTCGCGGGCGACTGGCTCGACGTGTCCGACACCGCCGCCGTCCGCGACGCCGGGGCGTGGCTGGCCCGGACGCACGCGGCGCTCGCCGACCTCGACGACGCGGTCGCGGACCGGGTGCCGCCGCGCAGCGACGTGCCCCTGCCCGAGCGGGTCGGGACGTGGCTGACCGACGGCGACCCCGGGCACGTCCTGGACGCCTCCCGGCGGGTGGCGGGACTGCTCGCGACCGCCCCCGGCCCGCCCGGCGCACCGCAGGTCGTCCACGGGGACTTCCGCGCGGCGAACGTCCTGACGCGGGAGCACCGGGTCGTGGGGGTCCTCGACCTCGACGACGCCCACCGCGCCCACCCCGTCGAGGACCTGGCGCAGGCGTGCACGTACCTGACGACGCGGTTCCGGGACTGGCGGCCGACGCCGCCGCAGGTGCGGCGGGAGTTCCTGGCCGGGTACTGCGCGGTCCGGCCGCTGGACGCGGCCGAGCGGCACTGGCTGGAACTGCTCGCGCTGTGGTTCGGGGTGTGCGCGGTGCCCGGGCCGGGGGACGCGGCGGGGTGGGCGGCGGCGGTCTGA
- a CDS encoding FMN-dependent NADH-azoreductase: MPHLLHLDSSADLATSRSRALTAAFAQAWTGRGTDFTVTHRDLHRDPLPHFATNEQHWPAADRLPGAQVPADQDALTARIHAELLAADVLLVGAPLYNYTVPSTLKVWLDHVHIPGALAGEGSQPLAGRPAVVVSSRGATYDAGSPTEGWDHGVPVLRIVLGDSLGMDVHVVQTSATLADRLPEMAALRERGDAEFAAAREAAQELARRL, encoded by the coding sequence ATGCCGCACCTGTTGCACCTGGACTCCTCCGCCGACCTCGCGACGTCGCGGTCGCGCGCCCTCACGGCGGCCTTCGCCCAGGCGTGGACCGGACGCGGGACCGACTTCACCGTCACCCACCGCGACCTGCACCGCGACCCGCTGCCGCACTTCGCGACCAACGAGCAGCACTGGCCCGCGGCCGACCGCCTGCCCGGTGCGCAGGTCCCCGCCGACCAGGACGCGCTGACGGCGCGGATCCACGCCGAACTGCTCGCCGCCGACGTCCTGCTCGTGGGTGCGCCGCTCTACAACTACACGGTGCCCTCGACGCTGAAGGTGTGGCTCGACCACGTCCACATCCCCGGCGCGCTGGCCGGTGAGGGTTCCCAGCCGCTCGCGGGCCGGCCCGCCGTGGTCGTCAGCTCCCGGGGCGCCACCTACGACGCGGGCAGCCCGACCGAGGGCTGGGACCACGGCGTCCCCGTCCTGCGGATCGTCCTCGGCGACTCCCTCGGCATGGACGTCCACGTCGTGCAGACCAGCGCCACGCTGGCCGACCGGCTTCCCGAGATGGCCGCCCTGCGCGAGCGCGGCGACGCCGAGTTCGCCGCCGCGCGCGAGGCCGCGCAGGAGCTCGCGCGCCGGCTCTGA
- a CDS encoding metal ABC transporter permease: MIPTALPSAIAWDRVFDFSDYGELLALVHNSLYAGALLGLIGGLVGVFIVARDLPFAVHGIAELSFAGAAFALLIGVNVVLGSLVGSVLAAVLFGLLGNRAREHNSAIGVLMPFGLGLGVLFLALYQGRSANKFGLLTGQIVAVDNPQLVSLAVLSCVVLLALLALWRPLLFASLDPDVAAARGVPVRLLSPAFMLVLGLAVAMSVQVVGALLVLALLVTPAAAATRVSSSPFVVPLLSVGFALTATVGGMLLSLGSSVPISPYVTTVSFTIYLVCRAVARVRRPPARAEAPHPVVAEAA, translated from the coding sequence GTGATCCCCACCGCCCTCCCCAGCGCGATCGCGTGGGACCGGGTCTTCGACTTCTCCGACTACGGCGAACTGCTCGCCCTCGTGCACAACTCCCTGTACGCGGGGGCGCTGCTGGGGTTGATCGGCGGGCTCGTCGGGGTCTTCATCGTCGCCCGGGACCTGCCCTTCGCCGTCCACGGGATCGCCGAGCTCAGCTTCGCGGGAGCCGCCTTCGCCCTGCTCATCGGGGTGAACGTCGTCCTCGGCTCGCTCGTGGGGTCGGTGCTGGCCGCTGTCCTGTTCGGACTGCTGGGCAACCGGGCCCGCGAGCACAACTCCGCCATCGGGGTCCTCATGCCGTTCGGGCTGGGGCTGGGCGTGCTGTTCCTGGCGCTCTACCAGGGCCGGTCCGCGAACAAGTTCGGGTTGCTCACCGGGCAGATCGTCGCCGTCGACAACCCCCAGCTCGTCTCCCTCGCCGTCCTGTCCTGCGTGGTCCTCCTCGCCCTCCTCGCGCTGTGGAGGCCCCTGCTGTTCGCCTCCCTCGACCCCGACGTCGCGGCCGCCCGCGGGGTCCCCGTCCGGCTGCTGTCCCCGGCGTTCATGCTGGTGCTCGGGCTCGCCGTCGCGATGAGCGTGCAGGTCGTCGGCGCGCTGCTCGTGCTGGCGCTGCTCGTCACCCCCGCCGCGGCCGCGACGCGGGTGAGTTCCTCCCCGTTCGTCGTGCCGCTGCTGTCGGTGGGTTTCGCGCTGACGGCGACGGTGGGCGGGATGCTGCTGTCCCTGGGCTCCTCGGTGCCCATCAGCCCCTACGTCACGACCGTCTCGTTCACGATCTACCTGGTGTGCCGGGCGGTCGCCCGGGTGCGCCGACCACCGGCCCGAGCCGAGGCGCCCCACCCCGTCGTGGCCGAGGCCGCCTGA
- a CDS encoding metal ABC transporter ATP-binding protein has translation MRSGTPALRLSGASLAYGERRLWSELDLDVAPGEFIAVLGANGAGKSSLLKVVLGLQPLERGTVEVVGRPVRRGDRRIGYVPQQKGLDPATPLRARDFVRLGLDGHRWGPLVPSRRARESVDRVLAAVGATDYADSPVGRLSGGEQQRLRVAQSVVGDPDLLLADEPLLSLDLNHAAAVSALFHESRLRTGAAVVFVTHDVNPVLPYADRVLYLAGGRFRVGTPDAVMNSATLSDLYGAPVEVLRSGGRVLVAGGATPSEHPHAHDHEEAS, from the coding sequence GTGAGGTCGGGAACCCCCGCCCTCCGCCTGAGCGGCGCGTCGTTGGCCTACGGCGAGCGCCGGCTCTGGTCGGAGCTGGACCTCGACGTCGCCCCCGGCGAGTTCATCGCCGTCCTCGGCGCCAACGGTGCCGGCAAGTCCAGCCTGCTCAAGGTCGTCCTCGGCCTGCAGCCCCTCGAACGCGGGACCGTCGAGGTCGTCGGCCGGCCCGTCCGGCGGGGGGACCGGCGCATCGGGTACGTGCCGCAGCAGAAGGGCCTGGACCCGGCGACCCCGCTGCGCGCCCGGGACTTCGTCCGCCTCGGCCTCGACGGCCACCGCTGGGGCCCCCTCGTGCCGTCCCGCCGCGCCCGCGAGAGCGTCGACCGGGTGCTGGCCGCGGTCGGCGCCACCGACTACGCCGACTCCCCCGTGGGCCGGTTGTCCGGCGGGGAGCAGCAGCGGTTGCGGGTCGCGCAGAGCGTCGTCGGCGACCCCGACCTGCTGCTCGCCGACGAACCCCTGCTGTCCCTGGACCTGAACCACGCCGCCGCCGTCAGCGCGCTGTTCCACGAGTCGCGGCTGCGCACCGGCGCGGCCGTCGTGTTCGTCACCCACGACGTGAACCCCGTCCTGCCGTACGCCGACCGGGTGCTCTACCTGGCCGGCGGCCGGTTCCGCGTCGGCACCCCCGACGCCGTCATGAACTCCGCGACCCTGTCGGACCTGTACGGCGCCCCCGTCGAGGTGCTCCGCTCCGGGGGGCGCGTCCTCGTCGCCGGCGGCGCCACCCCCAGCGAGCACCCGCACGCCCACGACCACGAAGAGGCCTCGTGA
- a CDS encoding metal ABC transporter solute-binding protein, Zn/Mn family translates to MLSRRSTLALASVLTAGLALGACGGGDDTSSPAASSSSDAGGLSIVASTNVWGSVASSIAGDDATVTSIIDDPSADPHSYEANTRTQLELSKATVVVENGGGYDDFVDTMLAAASSNATVLNAVDISGKEASAGEELNEHVWYDVETVREVAREIETTLAEAAPDDAATFEANLKTFERGLDTLEQKIEEDKASTEGKAVAITEPVPGYLLEALGTENETPEEFSEAIEEESDVPVDVLQQTLALFSGHQVQALVYNEQTTGPQTQEVLDAAKSNGVAVVPVTETLPEGEDYTTWMTGNVDAITAALTQQ, encoded by the coding sequence ATGCTCTCGCGCCGCTCGACCCTCGCCCTCGCCTCCGTCCTCACCGCGGGGCTCGCCCTCGGCGCCTGCGGCGGCGGGGACGACACCTCCTCGCCCGCCGCGTCCTCCTCCTCCGACGCCGGCGGCCTGAGCATCGTCGCCTCGACGAACGTGTGGGGATCGGTCGCGAGCTCGATCGCCGGTGACGACGCGACGGTGACCTCGATCATCGACGACCCCAGCGCCGACCCCCACAGCTACGAGGCGAACACCCGCACCCAGCTCGAACTGTCCAAGGCGACCGTCGTCGTGGAGAACGGCGGCGGCTACGACGACTTCGTCGACACCATGCTCGCGGCCGCCTCCTCGAACGCGACCGTCCTGAACGCCGTGGACATCTCCGGCAAGGAGGCCAGCGCGGGCGAGGAGCTCAACGAGCACGTCTGGTACGACGTCGAGACGGTCCGCGAGGTCGCCCGGGAGATCGAGACCACCCTCGCCGAGGCCGCCCCCGACGACGCCGCCACGTTCGAGGCCAACCTGAAGACCTTCGAGCGGGGCCTGGACACCCTCGAGCAGAAGATCGAGGAGGACAAGGCCTCCACCGAGGGCAAGGCCGTCGCCATCACCGAACCCGTGCCGGGTTACCTGCTCGAAGCCCTCGGCACCGAGAACGAGACGCCCGAGGAGTTCTCCGAGGCCATCGAGGAGGAGAGCGACGTCCCGGTCGACGTGCTCCAGCAGACCCTGGCACTCTTCAGCGGGCACCAGGTCCAGGCCCTGGTCTACAACGAGCAGACCACCGGCCCGCAGACCCAGGAGGTCCTCGACGCCGCCAAGAGCAACGGCGTCGCGGTGGTGCCCGTGACCGAGACGCTCCCCGAGGGCGAGGACTACACGACGTGGATGACCGGGAACGTCGACGCGATCACCGCGGCGCTGACCCAGCAGTGA